In one Culex quinquefasciatus strain JHB chromosome 2, VPISU_Cqui_1.0_pri_paternal, whole genome shotgun sequence genomic region, the following are encoded:
- the LOC6040384 gene encoding protein preli-like — MAKYYESTTTFNYPWEQVTQCFWNRYPNPFSSHVLSEDTVCREIRDGQLHSKRLLSKTNRVPKWGERFFKAQSVCILEESVVDPKERTLVTYTRNIGFNKIMSVVEKVTYRSVPDQPGKTIATRSAWIDSSVFGFSTAIRAFGLDRFKKNCLKTVNGFNYVLQNMFPATHAAAMVHNQQQQQQHQTKAQKIKEAAKHASEQVKAQAEQLVQNLSVKG; from the exons ATGGCGAAGTACTACGAGAGCACGACCACGTTCAACTACCCCTGGGAACAGGTTACGCAGTGCTTCTGGAATCGATACCCGAACCCGTTCAG CTCCCACGTCCTCTCCGAGGACACCGTCTGCCGCGAGATCCGCGACGGCCAGCTCCACTCGAAGCGCCTTCTGAGCAAGACGAACCGCGTGCCCAAGTGGGGCGAACGTTTCTTCAAGGCCCAGTCGGTCTGCATCCTCGAGGAGTCGGTGGTCGACCCGAAGGAGCGCACCCTCGTCACGTACACGCGCAACATTGGCTTCAACAAGATCATG AGCGTCGTTGAGAAGGTCACGTACCGCAGCGTGCCGGACCAGCCGGGCAAAACGATCGCGACGCGGTCGGCGTGGATCGACTCGTCCGTGTTTGGCTTCTCCACGGCGATCCGGGCGTTCGGGTTGGACCGGTTCAAGAAGAACTGCCTGAAGACGGTCAACGGGTTCAACTACGTGCTGCAGAACATGTTTCCGGCGACGCACGCCGCCGCGATGGTTcacaaccagcagcagcagcagcagcaccagaccAAGGCGCAGAAAATTAAGGAAGCTGCGAAGCACGCCTCGGAACAGGTCAAGGCCCAGGCCGAACAGCTGGTGCAAAATTTGTCCGTGAAAGGTTGA
- the LOC6040385 gene encoding TATA-box-binding protein 2: MDQLAMSPGFSIPSIGTPLHQPEEDQQIMPHAYNQQTPSGMTPMGGGLSAYGMPSIGMGTPNKHTYAPSFAAPQSLIQPQTPQSLMSPMVPMQETKASATPSYQQQNSTGGGSVRDPDNIGSVNIHSTMGPATPMTPMTPSEPAILPQLQNIVSTVNLSCRLDLKKIALHARNAEYNPKRFAAVIMRIREPRTTALIFSSGKMVCTGAKSEEDSRLAARKYARIIQKLGFTAKFLDFKVQNMVGSCDVRFPIRLEGLVLTHGKFSSYEPELFPGLIYRMVKPRIVLLIFVSGKVVLTGAKVRQEIYDAFDNIYPILKSFKKQ, encoded by the coding sequence ATGGACCAGCTGGCAATGAGTCCGGGCTTTTCGATCCCCTCGATCGGAACGCCGCTGCACCAGCCCGAAGAGGACCAACAGATTATGCCGCACGCGTACAACCAGCAAACCCCCAGTGGCATGACCCCGATGGGCGGCGGCCTTAGCGCGTACGGAATGCCCTCGATCGGCATGGGAACACCGAACAAGCACACGTACGCGCCTAGCTTCGCCGCGCCGCAGAGCTTGATCCAGCCGCAGACCCCGCAAAGCCTCATGTCGCCGATGGTGCCGATGCAGGAGACGAAGGCTTCGGCCACGCCGAGCTACCAGCAGCAGAACAGTACGGGTGGGGGGAGTGTGCGCGATCCGGACAACATCGGCAGCGTCAACATCCACTCGACGATGGGCCCGGCCACGCCGATGACTCCGATGACCCCGAGCGAACCGGCCATCCTGCCCCAGCTGCAGAACATCGTTTCGACGGTGAACCTGAGCTGTCGGTTGGACCTGAAGAAGATCGCCCTGCACGCCCGTAACGCCGAGTACAACCCGAAACGGTTCGCGGCGGTCATTATGCGCATCCGGGAACCGCGGACAACGGCGTTGATCTTCTCGTCGGGGAAGATGGTGTGCACGGGAGCGAAAAGCGAGGAAGATTCGCGACTAGCGGCGCGGAAATACGCCCGGATCATTCAGAAGCTTGGGTTTACGGCGAAGTTTCTTGATTTTAAGGTGCAAAACATGGTGGGGAGCTGCGACGTGCGGTTCCCGATTCGGTTGGAGGGGTTGGTGCTGACGCACGGCAAGTTCAGCTCGTACGAGCCGGAACTGTTCCCGGGTCTGATCTACCGTATGGTGAAGCCCCGCATCGTGCTGCTGATCTTCGTGTCCGGCAAGGTGGTGCTGACGGGGGCCAAGGTGCGGCAGGAGATTTACGACGCGTTCGATAACATTTACCCGAttcttaaaagtttcaaaaagcagtag
- the LOC119765928 gene encoding uncharacterized protein LOC119765928: MTLPGSNVSLPASPTSVAAVAVKLPEFWKTDPLMWFAQAEAQFALAGVTSDQTMYYHIISKVDQTVLRHISDIVANPPEENKYPAVKARLIAHFELSAEEKFEKLLNSCDLGDARPSHLLAKMQDLSTGLNVSAGLMRMLFLQRMPVNIRTVLAVSNAKLDELAAMADKMIDVAGPQVAATQQAAPTSVQDLEAQIAALSSQLRRLEANPNRGRSRSPSRRRSASQSSSQEICWYHRKFRDAAQQCRSPCQYSSKN; this comes from the coding sequence ATGACGCTTCCCGGTTCGAACGTCTCGCTTCCAGCGTCTCCGACTTCTGTCGCCGCTGTCGCCGTGAAATTGCCGGAGTTTTGGAAGACGGACCCGCTGATGTGGTTCGCCCAAGCGGAGGCCCAGTTCGCGCTCGCTGGTGTAACTTCCGACCAAACGATGTACTACCACATTATCTCCAAGGTGGACCAAACTGTTCTGCGACACATTTCCGACATCGTCGCGAACCCCCCAGAAGAGAACAAATACCCGGCGGTCAAGGCGCGCCTGATCGCCCACTTCGAGTTGTCGGCCGAGGAAAAGTTCGAGAAGCTGCTCAATTCCTGCGATCTCGGAGACGCCCGTCCGTCGCATCTTCTTGCCAAAATGCAAGATCTATCCACGGGCCTGAACGTGAGCGCTGGATTGATGAGGATGCTCTTCCTGCAGCGGATGCCAGTCAACATTCGAACGGTCCTCGCGGTGTCCAACGCCAAGCTCGACGAGCTCGCTGCCATGGCCGACAAGATGATCGATGTCGCCGGTCCGCAGGTGGCTGCGACGCAACAAGCTGCTCCAACAAGCGTACAGGACCTGGAAGCTCAAATTGCCGCCCTAAGCAGCCAACTGCGACGATTGGAAGCAAATCCGAACCGAGGAAGATCTCGCTCTCCGTCGCGGCGCCGCAGCGCTTCGCAGTCGTCCTCGCAAGAAATTTGCTGGTACCATCGCAAGTTCCGAGACGCGGCCCAACAGTGCCGTTCCCCCTGCCAATACAGCTCAAAAAACTAG